A window of the Lagopus muta isolate bLagMut1 chromosome 1, bLagMut1 primary, whole genome shotgun sequence genome harbors these coding sequences:
- the A4GALT gene encoding lactosylceramide 4-alpha-galactosyltransferase isoform X1: MHISLCMGTAESRPEPLIDHLRRATSEAQGAQITFLLEEQALMGTRMLRMPNCLLKLTRVVLGHKLRTLFILAFKFMSFVSIVLYWRITEDSKDRDQVYLPVQIRCAHSVPSPPCAVAGEPPPPPGDVFFVETSERTNPNYLFMCSVESAARTHPGTRVVVLMKGLANRNASLPNHWGFSLLSCFPNVEIRPLDLSELFSGTPLAKWYLQAQQRWEPYFLPILSDACRIAIMWKFGGIYLDTDFIVLKNLKNLTNVLGTQSKYVLNGAFLSFTPKHKFIELCMQDFVENYNSWIWGHQGPQLLTRVFKKWCSIRSLRSTKSCKGVSALPREAFYPIRWQDWKKYFEAVSSTELNELLKNTYAVHVWNKKSQGTRLEITSQALLAQLHSHFCPATYDVLKMDFKWH; this comes from the exons aTGCATATCTCcctttgtatgggaactgctgaatcacggcctgaacctctgattgatcacctgaggcgagcaacGAGTGAAGcacagggagcacag aTCACATTTCTTCTGGAAGAGCAAGCTCTGATGGGAACAAGAATGCTCAGGATGCCCAACTGCCTGCTAAAGCTGACCCGGGTGGTGCTTGGCCACAAGCTCAGAACTCTCTTCATCCTTGCCTTTAAGTTCATGTCCTTTGTCTCCATCGTGTTGTACTGGAGGATCACGGAGGACTCTAAGGACAGGGACCAAGTCTACTTGCCTGTTCAGATCCGCTGTGCTCACTCTGTTCCCTCTCCTCCCTGTGCTGTTGCTGGTGaacctcctcctcccccaggAGATGTGTTTTTTGTGGAGACCTCTGAACGAACCAACCCAAATTACCTATTCATGTGCTCTGTGGAGTCAGCTGCCCGGACGCATCCAGGGACGAGGGTCGTGGTGCTCATGAAAGGCCTGGCAAACAGAAATGCCTCATTACCCAACCACTGGGGCTTCTCATTGCTAAGCTGCTTCCCCAATGTGGAAATCCGTCCCTTGGATTTGTCGGAGCTGTTCTCTGGGACACCTCTAGCAAAGTGGTACTTGCAGGCTCAGCAGCGCTGGGAACCTTATTTCCTGCCCATCCTGTCTGACGCCTGCAGAATTGCCATCATGTGGAAGTTTGGGGGCATCTACCTGGACACAGACTTCATTGTGCTTAAGAACTTAAAGAACCTCACCAATGTGCTTGGCACCCAGTCCAAGTATGTACTGAATGGAGCCTTTCTGTCCTTTACACCCAAACACAAGTTCATAGAGCTTTGTATGCAGGACTTTGTGGAGAACTACAACAGCTGGATCTGGGGGCATCAAGGCCCACAGCTCCTAACGCGTGTCTTTAAGAAGTGGTGTTCCATCAGGAGTCTTCGGAGCACTAAGAGCTGCAAAGGGGTGAGTGCTCTTCCACGAGAGGCTTTTTATCCCATTCGGTGGCAGGACTGGAAGAAATACTTTGAAGCAGTCAGCTCCACTGAGCTGAATGAACTGCTGAAGAACACCTATGCTGTGCATGTATGGAACAAGAAGAGCCAAGGGACAAGGCTAGAGATCACATCGCAGGCTTTGCTGGCTCAGCTGCATTCTCATTTCTGCCCTGCCACATATGATGTCTTGAAGATGGACTTTAAATGGCACTGA
- the A4GALT gene encoding lactosylceramide 4-alpha-galactosyltransferase isoform X2 — MITFLLEEQALMGTRMLRMPNCLLKLTRVVLGHKLRTLFILAFKFMSFVSIVLYWRITEDSKDRDQVYLPVQIRCAHSVPSPPCAVAGEPPPPPGDVFFVETSERTNPNYLFMCSVESAARTHPGTRVVVLMKGLANRNASLPNHWGFSLLSCFPNVEIRPLDLSELFSGTPLAKWYLQAQQRWEPYFLPILSDACRIAIMWKFGGIYLDTDFIVLKNLKNLTNVLGTQSKYVLNGAFLSFTPKHKFIELCMQDFVENYNSWIWGHQGPQLLTRVFKKWCSIRSLRSTKSCKGVSALPREAFYPIRWQDWKKYFEAVSSTELNELLKNTYAVHVWNKKSQGTRLEITSQALLAQLHSHFCPATYDVLKMDFKWH; from the coding sequence aTCACATTTCTTCTGGAAGAGCAAGCTCTGATGGGAACAAGAATGCTCAGGATGCCCAACTGCCTGCTAAAGCTGACCCGGGTGGTGCTTGGCCACAAGCTCAGAACTCTCTTCATCCTTGCCTTTAAGTTCATGTCCTTTGTCTCCATCGTGTTGTACTGGAGGATCACGGAGGACTCTAAGGACAGGGACCAAGTCTACTTGCCTGTTCAGATCCGCTGTGCTCACTCTGTTCCCTCTCCTCCCTGTGCTGTTGCTGGTGaacctcctcctcccccaggAGATGTGTTTTTTGTGGAGACCTCTGAACGAACCAACCCAAATTACCTATTCATGTGCTCTGTGGAGTCAGCTGCCCGGACGCATCCAGGGACGAGGGTCGTGGTGCTCATGAAAGGCCTGGCAAACAGAAATGCCTCATTACCCAACCACTGGGGCTTCTCATTGCTAAGCTGCTTCCCCAATGTGGAAATCCGTCCCTTGGATTTGTCGGAGCTGTTCTCTGGGACACCTCTAGCAAAGTGGTACTTGCAGGCTCAGCAGCGCTGGGAACCTTATTTCCTGCCCATCCTGTCTGACGCCTGCAGAATTGCCATCATGTGGAAGTTTGGGGGCATCTACCTGGACACAGACTTCATTGTGCTTAAGAACTTAAAGAACCTCACCAATGTGCTTGGCACCCAGTCCAAGTATGTACTGAATGGAGCCTTTCTGTCCTTTACACCCAAACACAAGTTCATAGAGCTTTGTATGCAGGACTTTGTGGAGAACTACAACAGCTGGATCTGGGGGCATCAAGGCCCACAGCTCCTAACGCGTGTCTTTAAGAAGTGGTGTTCCATCAGGAGTCTTCGGAGCACTAAGAGCTGCAAAGGGGTGAGTGCTCTTCCACGAGAGGCTTTTTATCCCATTCGGTGGCAGGACTGGAAGAAATACTTTGAAGCAGTCAGCTCCACTGAGCTGAATGAACTGCTGAAGAACACCTATGCTGTGCATGTATGGAACAAGAAGAGCCAAGGGACAAGGCTAGAGATCACATCGCAGGCTTTGCTGGCTCAGCTGCATTCTCATTTCTGCCCTGCCACATATGATGTCTTGAAGATGGACTTTAAATGGCACTGA
- the A4GALT gene encoding lactosylceramide 4-alpha-galactosyltransferase isoform X3, with the protein MGTRMLRMPNCLLKLTRVVLGHKLRTLFILAFKFMSFVSIVLYWRITEDSKDRDQVYLPVQIRCAHSVPSPPCAVAGEPPPPPGDVFFVETSERTNPNYLFMCSVESAARTHPGTRVVVLMKGLANRNASLPNHWGFSLLSCFPNVEIRPLDLSELFSGTPLAKWYLQAQQRWEPYFLPILSDACRIAIMWKFGGIYLDTDFIVLKNLKNLTNVLGTQSKYVLNGAFLSFTPKHKFIELCMQDFVENYNSWIWGHQGPQLLTRVFKKWCSIRSLRSTKSCKGVSALPREAFYPIRWQDWKKYFEAVSSTELNELLKNTYAVHVWNKKSQGTRLEITSQALLAQLHSHFCPATYDVLKMDFKWH; encoded by the coding sequence ATGGGAACAAGAATGCTCAGGATGCCCAACTGCCTGCTAAAGCTGACCCGGGTGGTGCTTGGCCACAAGCTCAGAACTCTCTTCATCCTTGCCTTTAAGTTCATGTCCTTTGTCTCCATCGTGTTGTACTGGAGGATCACGGAGGACTCTAAGGACAGGGACCAAGTCTACTTGCCTGTTCAGATCCGCTGTGCTCACTCTGTTCCCTCTCCTCCCTGTGCTGTTGCTGGTGaacctcctcctcccccaggAGATGTGTTTTTTGTGGAGACCTCTGAACGAACCAACCCAAATTACCTATTCATGTGCTCTGTGGAGTCAGCTGCCCGGACGCATCCAGGGACGAGGGTCGTGGTGCTCATGAAAGGCCTGGCAAACAGAAATGCCTCATTACCCAACCACTGGGGCTTCTCATTGCTAAGCTGCTTCCCCAATGTGGAAATCCGTCCCTTGGATTTGTCGGAGCTGTTCTCTGGGACACCTCTAGCAAAGTGGTACTTGCAGGCTCAGCAGCGCTGGGAACCTTATTTCCTGCCCATCCTGTCTGACGCCTGCAGAATTGCCATCATGTGGAAGTTTGGGGGCATCTACCTGGACACAGACTTCATTGTGCTTAAGAACTTAAAGAACCTCACCAATGTGCTTGGCACCCAGTCCAAGTATGTACTGAATGGAGCCTTTCTGTCCTTTACACCCAAACACAAGTTCATAGAGCTTTGTATGCAGGACTTTGTGGAGAACTACAACAGCTGGATCTGGGGGCATCAAGGCCCACAGCTCCTAACGCGTGTCTTTAAGAAGTGGTGTTCCATCAGGAGTCTTCGGAGCACTAAGAGCTGCAAAGGGGTGAGTGCTCTTCCACGAGAGGCTTTTTATCCCATTCGGTGGCAGGACTGGAAGAAATACTTTGAAGCAGTCAGCTCCACTGAGCTGAATGAACTGCTGAAGAACACCTATGCTGTGCATGTATGGAACAAGAAGAGCCAAGGGACAAGGCTAGAGATCACATCGCAGGCTTTGCTGGCTCAGCTGCATTCTCATTTCTGCCCTGCCACATATGATGTCTTGAAGATGGACTTTAAATGGCACTGA